TCTCTCGATTACAAAACACGGTGCCCCAGGGAAACGGACGATTACAGCCGCAGTTGCCCAACCTGAAAATGCCCTAGAAGTGGGTGACCCCGTCCGACTGATCGTGTGTGAGTCGCAGGCAGACATCATGGGCTTCTTCCAGCGCTTGGTGCAATGCTCTCCCTTGCAAGAGACCTCGCAGCATCGATATTTAAGGGTGGAGTTAGCGCAACAAGTCAAAGTGTTGAGATCGCACCTGAATGATCTGCTCTATCCCACCACTCGGGCCTTAGAATTCCTAGATGTCAGCCAAGCTAAAGGTCGAGAATTTGAAGGCTGTATCGCTTTACCGACCTTTACATCGACAGATATTCCCACCTCCGAACAAACCTACCAGTGGTATACCCTCTTAACCCGAACGCGGGCACGGCTCTTAGTCCTGGCCACTCGCTTGGAAGTCGATGAGATGACTAGGCTTGTTCCCGATGCATTGGTCCACTGTGACCAGATTCCGTTAGAGGACGCTGCAGCGGTTGACCAAACGATTCAATGGATTATAGAAGCTGTGGGCGGTACCGATGCGGTTGAGCGGGCAACCGAGATCCGCCATCGTTTACTGACGAGTTTGACAACCGATCCACTCCATCTATATGCCGATACCTATGCACTCATGCAAGCGGCTAAGATTGACCACAATGATTGGGAGCAAGCGGCATTACAACGGCTTCAAGACCGTTTCGATATCTTGAGCAATCCTATGCTTTTACACCATGCACAGGGTGAAGAGCTGGAAGTATCATTACGATGTTTACTCTTCCGAGCCATGTACCGCTCCTGGGACGCGGTCGCCACAGCCCAGTCTCTTCAACAGACGGATGCAGCAGAGTATCAACGTTTAGGCCATCAGATTGCGGAGGACCTTGACCATCAAGGCTTAATCTATGAAGCCCTACGCGTGCGCAAACAGTTTGGCCTGGATATTTTGGAGGATGTCCCTTTCCCTGAACTATTGGATCAGTCTGGTGATCTGCTGATTCTCTTGGGAGAAGCGCTACAAACCCGTTTAGCTGACGTTATTGACCATCTCACGCTATGAATGATTTAGAAACGCTCCAAGGACTGGAGAAATTAGAACTATTGATTCACGCTGGCATCGAGCGCGGAGAACATCTCGTTCAACAAGCCTGTCGTGTGGATGAAGTCAAACAACTACTCCAGGCCATGCAGCAACAGCAGGCAAGCCTAACAGCCGCCACTGAGCAAGCCGAACTCTTATCCGCTCAGGTGCTCGACCTGGAGACAACGATGGCGTTGCTCCACAACAATCGGCAGACCCTAGAAAAGCAATATCACACCCTAGCAAGGCAAGCAGAGACTTGCAGCCAAAGCATCCAAGCGGTCTCGACACAAATCGCGGGGATAGATCAAGCCACACAGCAGCATGAAAGCATCATGCAAGTATTAACTCAGCTCAAACAACAGGTGCAGCAAGACAAACAAGCGAGGTCTGATCAGGACCAGAACATCCAACAGTTGCAAATAGACATGGCTCATCTGCGTCAAACATCCGATACACAAAATAGCCATTGGCAACAACAACAGTCTGAACAGATCCAACTCGTCCATACCTTAGAAGCGCAGCTCACCCGTCAGGGCGATCAACTTGCCCGCTTGGCCACCCAAATAGAAGCGTTCAAATATGAAGCAGTAGAACATAGACTCGAATCCCTCGAAACGCTCTCGCCCAATATTGCTCAGCTCAAGTCACAGATTCAAGCCGTTGAACATCGCTTGCGACAAGACATGGAGGCTAGCCAAAAACGTTTGGCCCAACGATATCGAATTTTAGTGGTGGTCAGCGTCATCGCAATCGCTGGCTTGGTCTTATGGGGGCAATGGTATTTCAGGCGAACTGATAAGCGATCATCCTCTCCCTCTCAATCCCTGATCTCAAAGCGGTCGGTAGCATGTCATGCTCATCCTGGAGATATTGTGTGAGGAGGCTAAAGCGAGATGCTAAGTTGTTTGGGGCAAACCCCTTAAATGTCATGGTCTGGGAACGCCACTGATCAATTCCAAGAAGGCCAAGCACTCTTTAGAGTTGGACCAGCATTTTTTCGCCCGAGCAGTCGACCCGCCCGCGATTTAGGCATATTGGCAGCGGCTGTTTATCGCCAAAAAATGGGCCACCTAACAGTTTTAGATGTGATGACCGGATGCGGGGTGCGATCGCAACGCTATGCCCTAGAAAGTGCGGCGGATTGGATTTGGGCCAATGACGCAAACCCTGACATGGCCCCTGTCTTAACCGATAACTTAAGCCAACTGCCCCCGCAGCGGTATCAGCTTTTCTATCACTCCGCAGCACAGCTATTCTCTAGGTGCCGAGAACAGTTTGATTTCATTGATTTGGATAGTTTTGGCTTACCCACTCCTTTTCTGCAAGGCTGCCTGCAAACCGTCAAATTAGGTGGACTCCTCTATATTACGGGCACGGATAGCCGCACCTTAGCGGGCCATAACCCCAAACATAGTCAGCGATTACTGGGAGCATGGGCGCGATCGCATCCTGCTGCCCATGAACAAGGACTACGGCTGCTATTAGGGAGTTGCTGGCAACAAGCTCAAATCCTAGGACAAGATATTCAGCCCATTTTCTCTTATTTTCAAGGTCAAATTTATCGAGTACTCGTCCAGGTCACCGCACCCCAATCCCAACATGGCCTGGGATTTATCGGCTATTGTCACCACTGCGGCCACTATCAAACCGTCGCTTGGGACCAGCTCAGCCGCGCCACCTGCCCCCACCAAGGTCCACCGTTAACCCTCAGCGGTCCCATGTGGCTGGGGCCATTGCATCATCCCACCTGGCTCGCCGCTATGCAGAAGCTTGCCCAGAAATGGGGCTGGTCCAATCGAGCTCAACTCTTACAGATGATGCAAGATGAAGCCCTGATGCCGCCTTATTTCTACTCCGTTGCAGACATTGGACGACGGGGCAAGATGGATATACCAAAACGCGATCGCATCATTGCGCAACTCCACAAGCAAGGCTATCAGGCCAGCCTCACCCACATTAATCCCCAAGCCGTCAAAACTGATGCGCCGTTTCATGACTGTCTGACTATTGCTGCAGATATGTGAACAGCATTAACGTTCTACTATCGGCTCAGTCGAGCGGGACCAACCCACTCATTCCAAGAGCTGCTGTAGCCATCGTAAGTAATAAAGTAACGGTTCCCGCTGACATCCAATACACGTCCGGGGTACCATTTCCCTTTCCACAAAATCTGCACCGATTGTCCCACTCGATAAGCCGCATTAGAGGAAGCAGGAGCATAAGGACGAAAACGGTTCGGACCGACCCACTCATCCCAAGAACTGCTATAGCCGTCATAGGTGATGTAGCATTGTCGACCACTCGTATCTAGAACCTGAGCTGGATACCATTTCCCCTTCCATAACACTTCACCCCTTTGTCCAACTGCACATGCAGCCCTGGCCTCAGCACTCAGGGTCAAACCGCTAAACCAAGTGGCCGTTAGTAACAGTAAAAATGAAATAGATTTTTTCATCGTCATATCATTCATGGTCATACCTACCTCTAGGATGCCCATGGAGACGACTGACCCAGCGTTTTTTGCCGCTTGGCAGAAGCATGTCTCACATCATGCATCTGCTATTACATCCTCCCTACCAGGGGAGGGGCTGACCATCTCGAAAAAATCCACCGGTGGGACCATCATCCGGTAGCATCGCAGCCCAAACAATTGCAGCTGCCCCTTCAGGAACCGGTCTCGCCCCCATTTCTTTCGTGCCTGGATAAGTCGCTGTGAAATTTGGACAAACGGCATTGACCAAAATCCCCGTCTCTAGTAGAGATCGACTGAGCTTAACGGTTAGGGCATTCAAAGCAGCTTTCGATATCCCATAAGCTGGCAATCCCCCGCCCTGTTCCTGCAGACCTCTGGGGCCAGCAAATGACCCTGCTCCACTAGAAACATTCACAATGCGTCCATGCTGACTCTTCTTTAGCAGCGGTAAGCAAGCCTGAGTCATCCGCCAGGCCCCGAACAAATTTGTATTCAAAGTATTTTGAACATCATCTAAATCAGCCACCAGAGTTTGCTGCTGAAAATCAAAATTTATGCCTGCATTGTTAATCAGAATATCTAAATGAGGGAGATTGCCTTCTAGGTCATGCACGAGCTGGGCCACGCTCTGGTCATCCGCAACATCTACAAAGTTGAGCATCACTTCAAGCCCTTCTTGCTGGAGCTGTTGGGCTGCTTGTTCTCCCTTTTGCCGATCACGGGCCGTGAGCATGACGCTAACGCCTTGCTGGGCCAATTGCCGACAAACCTCTAGTCCCAATCCACGGTTGGCCCCCGTCACTAGGGCAATCTTGCTATTCTCATCTAGCATAGAAATCTCCTATTAGGTATATACAGAGTTGATAAGGTTAAAACCAGCCGATATCGATCCCTTTCAGCCAAATATCGATAGCAATCTCTGATCAACGACTTGTTTGCGAAGCTACCGCTGCATAATGTTCAACGGTCGGGAATGGATCATAGTAATGGTGCAGCAACGTCTTCCACTGCTGATATTGAGGTGATTGGCGAAAACCCTGCACATGATCCTCTAACGTTTGCCAATGCACCAACAGCAAATAACGGGATGGTTGCTCAATACAGCGCTGCAGTTCATGCCCCAGATAACCCGGCATGGCAGCGATAATATGTTGGGCCTGTTGAAAGTCTGCCTGAAACTGGTCTTCTCGCCCAGGAATGACATCCAGGATTGCAACTTCTAGAATCATAAATCGAGCTTGGGTATCATTCCGATCCAGGCTGAGTCCAAAAATGCGTGGCGGCGGGAGGATTCACGATCTTGCGAGCCTCTTCTGTCGGATTGAGATAAACAGAAGACTGGCGAAACGGTTGATCCTGGCTAGAGAACTTGTTAAGACGGCGTGAAACCCGATCGGGTATACCATAGCCTTGTTCAATATGGCCTTTCCCAGCGATAACAACCACCAGTTGATCGGGCTGTTGACGAACGGTTTGGGCTATTTTTTCAGCCATGGTTTCGTCCCAAAGAACCTGGGCTGAGAAAAACCGCTCAAATCCTTCTTCAGACGCGGGACCGTGATGAAATTGCTCATAAATAGTTGTGAGTTTTTGACGATAGGCCGTATTGCTCAGGTCTATATCGGCCAAAGGCGGGATAAAAGCATAGTCTTCTGGGGAGAGGCTTTCCAATCCCTGCCGACCCACTTTTTTGGTGATTTCAGTGGGCGTATTTAACGCGATCACCGGAAGTTGATGCTGCTTTGCGAACCGCAAAAGGGGGGCGTAGAATTCCCAATCAAATCCCCAGCGTTGCCGATACT
The genomic region above belongs to Acaryochloris sp. CCMEE 5410 and contains:
- a CDS encoding DUF3632 domain-containing protein; translated protein: MNDLETLQGLEKLELLIHAGIERGEHLVQQACRVDEVKQLLQAMQQQQASLTAATEQAELLSAQVLDLETTMALLHNNRQTLEKQYHTLARQAETCSQSIQAVSTQIAGIDQATQQHESIMQVLTQLKQQVQQDKQARSDQDQNIQQLQIDMAHLRQTSDTQNSHWQQQQSEQIQLVHTLEAQLTRQGDQLARLATQIEAFKYEAVEHRLESLETLSPNIAQLKSQIQAVEHRLRQDMEASQKRLAQRYRILVVVSVIAIAGLVLWGQWYFRRTDKRSSSPSQSLISKRSVACHAHPGDIV
- a CDS encoding tRNA (guanine-N1)-methyltransferase; its protein translation is MSWSGNATDQFQEGQALFRVGPAFFRPSSRPARDLGILAAAVYRQKMGHLTVLDVMTGCGVRSQRYALESAADWIWANDANPDMAPVLTDNLSQLPPQRYQLFYHSAAQLFSRCREQFDFIDLDSFGLPTPFLQGCLQTVKLGGLLYITGTDSRTLAGHNPKHSQRLLGAWARSHPAAHEQGLRLLLGSCWQQAQILGQDIQPIFSYFQGQIYRVLVQVTAPQSQHGLGFIGYCHHCGHYQTVAWDQLSRATCPHQGPPLTLSGPMWLGPLHHPTWLAAMQKLAQKWGWSNRAQLLQMMQDEALMPPYFYSVADIGRRGKMDIPKRDRIIAQLHKQGYQASLTHINPQAVKTDAPFHDCLTIAADM
- a CDS encoding agenet domain-containing protein, translating into MKKSISFLLLLTATWFSGLTLSAEARAACAVGQRGEVLWKGKWYPAQVLDTSGRQCYITYDGYSSSWDEWVGPNRFRPYAPASSNAAYRVGQSVQILWKGKWYPGRVLDVSGNRYFITYDGYSSSWNEWVGPARLSR
- a CDS encoding SDR family NAD(P)-dependent oxidoreductase, whose product is MLDENSKIALVTGANRGLGLEVCRQLAQQGVSVMLTARDRQKGEQAAQQLQQEGLEVMLNFVDVADDQSVAQLVHDLEGNLPHLDILINNAGINFDFQQQTLVADLDDVQNTLNTNLFGAWRMTQACLPLLKKSQHGRIVNVSSGAGSFAGPRGLQEQGGGLPAYGISKAALNALTVKLSRSLLETGILVNAVCPNFTATYPGTKEMGARPVPEGAAAIVWAAMLPDDGPTGGFFRDGQPLPW
- a CDS encoding antibiotic biosynthesis monooxygenase; the encoded protein is MILEVAILDVIPGREDQFQADFQQAQHIIAAMPGYLGHELQRCIEQPSRYLLLVHWQTLEDHVQGFRQSPQYQQWKTLLHHYYDPFPTVEHYAAVASQTSR
- a CDS encoding ChaN family lipoprotein; the protein is MRRIRPSYLWSLGLGLFLACALPTIGWQLISASSAVSVEQKNLLDQLSKVQVVYLGETHNSVADHKAQLAILRGLFERQPKLAIAMEMFQRPFQEPINRYLAGEITEAQLQKETEYRQRWGFDWEFYAPLLRFAKQHQLPVIALNTPTEITKKVGRQGLESLSPEDYAFIPPLADIDLSNTAYRQKLTTIYEQFHHGPASEEGFERFFSAQVLWDETMAEKIAQTVRQQPDQLVVVIAGKGHIEQGYGIPDRVSRRLNKFSSQDQPFRQSSVYLNPTEEARKIVNPPAATHFWTQPGSE